TTTGTTCTTATGCTGACCAAAATTTTTTAACTATCTTGCCCCCCTGAGGTAAAAAGGAGGCACGTGATAATGAAAAGAATTACTTTATGTGCGTTATTTTTGACTTTATTTTTACTCTTATCTTGTAATACTTCAGGAAAAAATCTTAAAGATGATGAAGTGGCTAAATCTGATGGCACTGTTATTGATTTAGCTAAAATAACTAAGAACATTACAGACTCTGTTGCTTTTGCTAAAGATGTTAAAGACGTTCATACTTTAGTTATGTCCATTGATACTCTTGCTGGTGCTATTGGTAAGAAAATCCAAAACGGAGATACTCTTGCTGATATGGCTGGTAAGAATGGATCATTGCTTGCTGGAGCATATAATGTTGCTTTGGATATAAATAGTAAATTGACAGTATTAGAGGGTAAGGCTGGACTCTCTTCTGTGCTTAAAGCAAAGGTTACTGCTGCTAAAACTAGTGGTGAATCATTCTCAAATAAATTGAAAACAGAACATACTGACCTTGGTAAAGAAGATGCTAGTGATGATAATGCAAAAGCAGCTTTACTTGTAACAAATGCTACTAAAAATAAAGGAGTTACTGAACTTGAAGCACTCAACACAGCAATTGATGCATTGTTAAAAGCTGCTAATGATTCAGTAACAGCTGCAATTAATGAGCTTACAACTTCTACTAAACCCTCTAATACCTAAGGGATAAATAATTTAATTTATTATTATAAGATTAGTTTTTAATCAATAGTAATTATCTCATAAAATAAAGTCTATAAATAATAAGCTAAGAGTATTCTTCTCTTAGCTTATTTTCCTTCTTTAATTTTTCCTTTACTTCCTTTACTACTTTATTATACTTCCTTTAGATTCCTTATGATTACTTATTAATTTTAGACTTATTTTTATGCTTTGATTTTACCTTGTTTTACTATTTAATAGTAACTTATATTGCTTATTTTTACTTCTTAGCTGTGGAAGTGGTACTACTAATATGGAAGATCCTAAAACCACATTCTTATCTTCTATTGCTAATTTGGGTAAGGGGTTCTTAGATGTTTTTACTTCTCTTTCTGATATGGTTGCTGGGGCTTTTGGCATTAAGGCTGACACTAAGAAATTTGACATTGGTAAGTATTTTACTTCTATTGAAAACACTATGACATCTTTTAAAAAGAAATTACAGACGGAAGTTGCTAAGAATGGTAACTATCTAAAGATAAAGGAAGTTGTTGATACGTTTATCACTAACACATTAGACAAGATCGCAGAAGGGACTAAGACAGCTGCTAGTGGGGCTACTGGTGACGATAAGATTGGTGGTGCTCCTACTACTGGTCAGGATCCTGCACCTGTTGATGCTACGAGTGTCAATGCACTTGTTAAAGGGATTAAAACTATTGTTGACGTAGTTTTAAAATCAAATGAGGGAAATGCTACTGCTACTAAAACAGCAGAAGGTGATAAAAAAGACATTGGAAAATTATTTGAAAATAAGGATAGTGCTACTGAAACTGAGGCTGCTAAGGCTAGTGCATCAATCGGAGCAGTAACTGAGGCTGACATCTTAAAAGCTATTGCTAAGTCTGGAGAGACTGCTGATAATAGCAAAGATATTGAGGCGGCG
This window of the Borrelia puertoricensis genome carries:
- a CDS encoding Vsp/OspC family lipoprotein, whose protein sequence is MKRITLCALFLTLFLLLSCNTSGKNLKDDEVAKSDGTVIDLAKITKNITDSVAFAKDVKDVHTLVMSIDTLAGAIGKKIQNGDTLADMAGKNGSLLAGAYNVALDINSKLTVLEGKAGLSSVLKAKVTAAKTSGESFSNKLKTEHTDLGKEDASDDNAKAALLVTNATKNKGVTELEALNTAIDALLKAANDSVTAAINELTTSTKPSNT